The segment CCAGCACCGGGATGGGGATCCCCAGTCCGACGAACATCGACACGCCGTACTTGTAGAAGTACGCGGCGCGCAGATATTCGGTGGTCATCTCCTTGGCGTTCCCCACCACGGCCAAGGTGGCCGCTCCTCCAAGGGGAATGCCTTTGTCGTTCCGCTTCTGCATCGTATTGAACTGGGTGCCGTTCCAGACGACGTATCCCGTCGCCCCCCCAAGGAAGATCCGTGTCCCGATGCCAATGGTCCGCAGGTATGGATCGTTGAGCAGTGGGGAAAGCTCGCCGGAAGTGGAATAGGTCACGTTGTTCCGATGGGGCAGCAGGCACCCCATGTAGGTGTACATGATGGCATCCGACCCATTGGTCGCCGCCGCGTAGTTCTGGTAGGCGTTGCGGGGATTGAACAGGTAGAACTCGTTGACCGTATCCTTGGTGATCCAGGTGTCGATCTCCTTGGTCGGATAGCAGTCCGTCCCTTTTCCCCGTGCATGGAGATGCACCTGCTTGCCGTCGACCAGATCCTGGATGACGTTGGCGCCGCCGTAGGCGTTGTCGTACCGGCTCTCCGCCGTGGCTCCGATGTAGCTGTCCACCGCGGCCAGCCCTTCGTAGCAGTCCACCCCGTTGATCTCGATCTCTTCCATCCGGATTCCCGGCTTCCAATGACCGAAGTTGATCACCGCGCCGGATGAGCACATCGGCCCGAACGTCGCCGTTGTGACGACATCCACTTCCTTGGCCAAGGTGGCGCAGTCCTTTTCCTTGGCAAG is part of the Sphaerochaeta sp. genome and harbors:
- a CDS encoding homocysteine biosynthesis protein — translated: MAKTIREINEKIANGSVVVMTAEEFTRLAKEKDCATLAKEVDVVTTATFGPMCSSGAVINFGHWKPGIRMEEIEINGVDCYEGLAAVDSYIGATAESRYDNAYGGANVIQDLVDGKQVHLHARGKGTDCYPTKEIDTWITKDTVNEFYLFNPRNAYQNYAAATNGSDAIMYTYMGCLLPHRNNVTYSTSGELSPLLNDPYLRTIGIGTRIFLGGATGYVVWNGTQFNTMQKRNDKGIPLGGAATLAVVGNAKEMTTEYLRAAYFYKYGVSMFVGLGIPIPVLDEEMATRLSISNREIETVVCDYAQSGHPAIARTNYEQLRSGRIQLDGRTVHTAPMSSLAKAREIAGILSGWIKDGKFLLTEPVASFPTESSVRPLEPRQKEEV